The sequence GACGAGCGCGGCGACCGCGCCCATGGCCGGGATCGGCGAACAGATCGAGGCGGTGGAGGCGGAGGGCCCGGCGGCTCGACCAGATGGCCGCCGCCGAGAGCAGGACTCTCAGCGGCGAGCGCATCGGCCTGGTCTGCCTCTTCCGTCGCCGCATCTGACCTTCCCCAGACCGAAGCCCGGCCCAGCGCTGGGGCTTTCGCATGAGCGGGAGGCGAGATGGCACGCCGCTGCCCAGCCGGACCGCCCTCGCGTCGCAAGCCGCTGGCTGGTCGAGTGTCAGATCTGCACGAGGCATCCCGGCATCGATACACGAATCGAGGTCGATACACGAACCGGGATCGATACACGAACCGGGATCGATACACGAACCGGGATCGATACACGAACCGGGACCGATGCGCGGACCCGGATCACGACCTCACGCCCTGGCCGTGTCGGCACCGGCGGCGGGGGCGAGTATGGCCGCGGTCAGGGTTCGTCTCATCCAGTCGCGAAAGTCGTCGCGTTCGTAGCCGAGACGGCGAACCAGAAGGTCGTAGGTGTCAGGACTCGCGATCGTCCATGCCGTGTCGATCGCGGCTTCGCGGGTGAGGCCGTCGGCCAGTGCGGCTTCGGGGATTCCGTCGAGCACTCGGGCGAAGAGCCGGTGGCGGAGGAGCTGGAGTTCGTTCCAGTCGGCGGCGATCTCGGGGTCGACTGCTGCGGCGTCCCGGTACAGGCGCCAGCCGGTCGCGGCGCGCTCGGCGACCTCCGCGACGAGATCGGCCAGTTCCGCGAGGCGCTCCCGCGGTGGCATGCCCGCGAATCGCGAGGCCGCGTCCTCCGGGGACGAAGCGGTTCCGGAAAGGGCCTTCTCCATGTATCCGCGAAGAAGCTCACGTTTGCTTCCCCACGCCAGATAGAGGGTCGGCACGGACACTCCGGCTGCGGCGGCGAGCCGGGTGACCGTCGTCCCCGCGTACCCGTGTGCCGCGAACTCTTCGGCGGCGGCCTCCAGCAGCCGATCGCGAGTGTCACGCCGTAGCGCGTCCCCGACCCTCTTCTGGCGGCTCCGGGGCTTCGGCTCACCGGCTTGGTCAACGGTCATGACAGCAGCGTACTCCATGCTTTTAAGTGGCGATCAGACGACCTAGAACACCACTTAAAAGCATGATAGGACGGTGCCATGAAGAAGAGCACGGTCGATCGGCCCTGGAAACGCCCCGGCGCCGCCGCCTACGCACGCCGCAGGGTCGCGAGGGCGCTGCGCCCTCCGGTCTCCGTCTACCCGATGCCGCCGGACATCAGGAAGGACGAGGACGTGCCGGTGCGGATGCGTGACGGGGTCACGCTGCGCCTGAATCTGTTCCGCCCCGCCGGTGACGGCCCGTTCCCGGTGCTCCTGTCGGCGCACCCGTACGGCAAGGACTCCGTGCCGAAGCGCAGGCGCGGGAAGTGGTCGCTGAACCCGCAGTT is a genomic window of Streptomyces sp. WP-1 containing:
- a CDS encoding TetR/AcrR family transcriptional regulator, which produces MTVDQAGEPKPRSRQKRVGDALRRDTRDRLLEAAAEEFAAHGYAGTTVTRLAAAAGVSVPTLYLAWGSKRELLRGYMEKALSGTASSPEDAASRFAGMPPRERLAELADLVAEVAERAATGWRLYRDAAAVDPEIAADWNELQLLRHRLFARVLDGIPEAALADGLTREAAIDTAWTIASPDTYDLLVRRLGYERDDFRDWMRRTLTAAILAPAAGADTARA